CGCGAACACGTCGACGCCGATCTCGCCCGTCGAGGCAATGACGGACACGCTGCCGTCGAGAGCCATCATGGCGAAGCCCGGGTGGCCCGCGTGTATGCCGAGGAACGCCGATGCCGCGCCCCGGCCCATGATGTCCCAGTGGTCCAGGAGCCGAACCCGGGTCCAGAGCGTCGGTGCGGCGCTGCCGCTGTGCAGGTTCTGCACGGCGGCCCGGTGCGTGCGGGTGCCCTGTGGAAGCTGGACGAGGAACTCACGCCGGTCATCGAGAAGACCCGAGGAGACGGCGAGGTCGTACCAGTCCCCATTGAGCCGCTCGACGAGCCGTGGGGTGTCGTACCGGTGGGAGAAGCCGCCGGCCACGTCCTCGGCACGGTATCCGGCGACGAACGGCATCGTGCCGTCCGGCACGGCGTCTGGAATCACCTCAAGACCGGCCCGCCATAGCGGCCGGTACACCTTGCGGTCGCGCTCTTGGGTACCCATCGGTCACTGTTTTACCAGGCCGGCGCGCCAAGAATCCTCCGGCCCGGCGCTTGCCCGTTTCCCGACCTCCCGGATCGGACCGGTGCCCGGATCGGCCGCATGATCGGCCGGGCAGGCCCTAGCGGGTCACGCAGGGCGGGCGCTCCAGCTTCTGCCTACCGTGGATCCGGATCGAGCTCCGCTACGGCCAGAGCCGGGGCCTGTTTCCGGGTTCTTCCCGGCGAGGATGCAGGTGGCATAGGGCTGGCGAATCGTGATGCCGCGGATCCAGTCGCCCTCGGGCAGGGCGGCGATGCTCATGCGGCTCGCCCCCTGATTCCGGTTCCGGGGCGGCCGGCGCGGCGCCCGTTGATGGACGTGTGCGTTGCGTGCCGGGCGTCGGCGAGGACTGCGTGGCCGGAGTGCTTGCCGTCGTACAGGGCAGCGTCGGCGGCCTGCTGGAGCACGGACAGGTCGCGGGTGTTGAGGATGTCGGGCGTCGCTGCGCCGACGGAGGCGGCGACGTCGACGGTCTGCCCGTCGTCCACGTGCACCGGCGTTTGCAGCATCTTCATCAGCTGTGCGAGGCGGTCCTCGCGTCGGCCGCGGGGCGCCTGCAGGACGATCGCGAACTCATCGCCCCCGAGGCGGCCGAGGGCGGTGTGCGGGCCCGCCCAGGCGGTGAGCCGGGCTGCGGTCGCCGCGAGGACGGCGTCACCGGCCGCGTGGCCGAAGGTGTCGTTGATGGCTTTGAAGTGGTCCTGGTCGACCAGGACGACGGCTGTGTCGTCGCCGTGGCGGCGTAGGAGCTGGCGGGCCTGGGTGGTGTACGCGTCGCGGCGCAGCAGCCCGGTGAGGGGGTTGCGGCGGCTGGCGGCCAGGCGCCGGTGGAGCGTCACGGCGTGGACGGTCCAGCCGGCCAACGGCACGGCTGCGGTGGTCAGTAAGAGTGCGCGCTGCCCGATCCGGGTCTGTACGCGCAGGACGGAGTCCATACTGGGATTTCCCTCTCTCGTCTCGTACGGGGTGGGTAGGCCCGGGGCGGCCGACTGGTTTTCCGGCCTTTGGCGGCCGTCCCGGGGCGTAGCTACAGCAGCTCGGTGTCGGTGACGCGGGTCCAGGTGAAGGGCTCGCCCCAGGGGCCGGCTTCCGCCGCCGTCCAGTCGAGCTCCCAGCCAGGGCGCAGTCCGCGCGCTCCCCAGCGAGGCGATGCCGACCGAGGAGCGAACGCGCTCCAGCGGGTGTGGGGCCGGGTGTTCACCGGGTGGTCGCCTTGGTGGTGGCGATGAGGGCGGCGACGGTCTCCCAGCCGTGGTGCCAGGAGTGGTCAGTTGACTGCACTAACTCGGTGATCGGCTCGACTTGGCGTCGCTGCCAGCAGTTCCTCGACCGTCGACGGGCTCAGCGGCCCGAGAGCGAGTACCGCAAGCCGACCAAGACGGAGTGGTCGGAGTTCAACGAAAACTTCGACAAGCGCCGGGTCGAACTCGGCTCCTGCGGACCCTTACGGGACCCCCTGCCAGCACGAACACGCCTGCATCCGTTGCCCAATGCTCAGCGTCAACCGAAGATGTTGCCCCGCCTTGACGAGCTGGAGGAGGACCTCCTGGCCCGCCGTGAACGCGCCGTGGCAGAGGACTGGGGAGGCGAGATCGACGGCCTCGACCTCACCCTCACCCTCACCTTCCTGCGCAGCAAGCGAGAACAAGCCCGACGCTTCGAGCGAAGCGGTCCGGTCCCGCTCGGGCTGCCCACGATCCCTCATCAGGTCTCTCAGCTCACAGAAAGGTGATCAGGAGGGCGGAGACAAGGAGCGCTGTCTATGCAGGGCCTGATACGTCAAGTGCGTGCCGGTCATCCCCGCCGCCTTGAGCTCTGCGAAGCCCTTGGAGCCGATGCGCTCCAGGAGTGTCAGCGGGTTCGGATATTTAGATGTGCGGAATAGGGCAGGCGGGCCAGCCGAGATTCAGCTCGGCTGGATCGCGTGCCGCAGGGGGCGCAGAACGGCCCGCGGTCGGCGATCCCTCGGGTACTGGGTAGCGTCAGCCTGGTGAATCTCAACCTCTTCAACGATGTGCCTGATGGCCTGACTCAACGAGCCCGGTCCTTCGTCCGCGCGCACGGCGTCAAGGTCGACATCCGGCCCATCGAGGAGCACAGGCAGTGGTGGCTTGAGCGAGACATCCCGGCGGCGGTCATCAACCGGATGGCGGCCTATGAAGAGCAGTGGGGTGGCCTGGTACTGCCACCCTCGCCGCAGTATGACGGCGGACCCAGGTACCTCGAAGCGGACTCGCCCGAGGGCTCAACCTTCGATGGCTGGTGGTTCGAAGCCGGGATGCAGCGGACCGCCGTCCCGTACTCATTCATGATCGGGCCGTCCGGTGAGTTCGGCATTCACGCAGGTCGGTGGGTGCCCCTCCATGCCACCGTCGCAGGCTGGGTGGAGTCGCTCGCACTGACCCACCACGTGTCCGTGTGCGCAAAGCAGATCCTCAAGGTCACCGGCGACGATGTCGATCGCATCGTGCTGGACGGGTACGAGCCAGTGCGCGAAGTGAAGGGCCTGGCCGACACCTGGTGGCGGGGAGCCGACTCGCTTGTGACGATCTATTCAGGGGAGGCCGAGGCTCTCTCCTTTCCGCGGGGCCGCACTGCGTTGATCTACTCCGGCTTGGATGAGTGGGGTCTGCGAGGAGGCGTCAAGGACAGCTAAGGCTGAGGACGTCAGGAGCCCTTGGTCCAGAATCAGGGCATGGACGTCCCCAAGCTGCTCGAAGCCGCGGCCCTGCTTGTCCCCGAGGAGATCACCACAGAGAACGACATCACGGTGCGGGACGTCTGGGAGCACCTCCGGGAAGACGAGTGGGAGGTGGCCCTCGGGCTGCTGGAGGAACTCGGCGACGCCCATTCGCTCCCAGTCAGCTTCTGGGAGACCCTGGCCACCGCAGCCGAGCAGATGCGACTGGAGAGGAGCGCGGCCTGGTGCCACTGGCGCAGCTACGAGACCTGCAACGGCATCATCCGAGCCAACCTCACCCTGCGGCCAGCCTCCGAAGCTCGACGGCGAGCCCCCTTTGACGGTGCCGGCGTTCTGCGACCGATGTGGAACATCGGAAATCGCACCTCGACCGGCGAACCCGCCCTCAACCTCGCCCGACTCTGGGTGAAGTTCATGCCCTTCCTGGAGCCCGGTGGGCAATCCTTGGTGCGCCTCGCTCCTCTCGACCCATCCCAGTGGCAGCACCTTGAGCCCGGACAAGTGATCACGATGCACGAGGACCGATCCGTCGCCGGAATGGCCGTCGTCTTGGAGACTCAACCCCCTGCGACGGCGGCCACCGAGTAGAGCGAAGCGGCTGACCTTCGGCTGCTGCGCCAAAACGGAGACTCCCTTGCTCGGGGACAGGGGGTGGTGCGTGAGGCCGGTAGGCCTGTCCGAGCCCTCACCGCAGGTGCGGTGAGGACCAGGCAGGTGGACCGGAAGATGTCAGTGCTGCGGGCGGGGTCGCTGCACGGTGCCGTGGAGCTCGCCGAGCGGATCGGCATCCTTCTGGCTGGGCGGGTTGATCTGCGGCTTGATCGTGGGCGCGTTGAAGACGTGCACGCTGGGCAGCAGTCGCAGGCCGCGCAGTGCGAACAGCGAGGCGAGCCCCCAGGCGAGGGCGGCGATGGCGACGCTGAGGGTGCGGTTGGCGGGCGGGACCGTGACCCAGATCGCGGCCGCGGACGCCGCGCCCCACGCTGTCCAGACCAGGCGGCCGATGGTGCTGCCCGCGAACCCGGCGAGCAGCCCGTACAGGCCGGCGATCTGCCAGAGCGTGTAGATGGTGGAGCCGGAGATGGCCATGCCTGCTGACCGGCTGGCGATGTACGTGCGGATCGGCTGGTCGATGACGCCCCAGATCCCGGACGAGGTGTCGGTTCCGACGTCGACCGTGGGCGCCGCGAGCAGCAGGTGGCTGATCCAGTGCGTGATCGTGGTGAAGGCCGCGTTGACCAGGACCAGGGCGATGGCAGCGCCGGTGGGCAGCAGGATGGCCTTGAGCCAGTTCGCCATGTCCCATCCGGCGCGCGGTGCGTGGCGGACGTCGCTCCACACGGAGTGCAGGACACCGCCCTCACGCCAGGTCTGTTGCCACATCTGGCGGGTGCGTGTGGCGAGGGAGGCGAAGAACGACGGCTGCGTCGTGTCCACGGCGGGCTGGGACTTGGGCGTGTGGCATCGGGGGTGTTCAGGGTGCTGAGGCATGGAACTCCTTCGAGGAGGGCTGGAGGTGGGGCGGGCGGTGTGCGGGCAGGCCGGACGGCCTGGCCCGTGTCCGCGCCCCTTGATCGGGGGCCGGGCACGAGGCAGGTGAGCCGGAGAAGCCGGGGGAGGGGCGGTTGGGTCAGCAGCCGCGGGCGTCGGCGAGGGCGACGGCCTGGTCGAGGATGCGCAGGGGGGTGCGGGGCCCGTTCCAGGCGTCGTTGAACGACGGGACGGAGGGGACGTCGTCGCCGAACCGACGGCGGATCGCGTCCATCAGGACGTCGACTGCGCTGGCTTCCAGGCCTCGGTCGCCGCCGGCTGCGGCGCGGACCGCGCCCAGCAGGCAGCGGGATCCGTCGGTGTCGACCATGACGTTGCGGCACCAGCCTTCGGCTTCCAGGAGCTGGTGGGCGCGGTGCAGGAGGACGGCGACCGGGGTGCGACCCGTCTGGGGGCAGCGGTGCGGGGTGAGCGGCACGGTGACGACGTCATCGAGCTGGACCGGGTCGAGGGGGATGTGGTGGGTGTTGACCTCATAGGCGACGGCGGCCTCGTTGAGACGGGCGGTCATGAGGGTATTGGTGAGGGCGAGACGCTCGTCGAGCGTGAGAGGCGCGGGCGGCGCTTGGGGCGCGGCAGGGGCAGAGGCGGTGTCGGTGGGAGGCGCCGGGGTGGTGGGCACGGGTGGGCTCCTGGCGGGCGTGGCGAAGGGCGCCGCCGGCAGAAGGTCGGCGGCGTTGACAGGCGCGGTGCGCAGCGGCCCTTGGATGCCAACTCGACTGTCTGGCAGTCCTGTTGTTGTGGAGCGTGTTGGCGGGCAGCCTTGAGGCGGAGCTGACGGGAGGCACAGGGTGAACTTCGTGTTCGTGTGCGGCTGGTGCGATGAGGAATGCGTGGTGTTCTGCCGTCGGACCGGGCTTTGGGGCAACAGGTTCGAGGACCCGGAGACATTCGACTGCTGGAACTGCGACGGTTCGAGCACCACGCCGTGGGGTCCGTGGACGCCCGCCTGAACGAGCGCGCGCGGAGCGGGTTCGGGCTAAGACCGTGTCCTACATGGTGAGCGTGAGGAGTCGTTTGTAGCTGCAGAGGGCGGCGGCGAGTCCGAGAAAGGCCAGGTAGTTGGCGGGTTGGCGCTCAAAGCGGTGGTTGAGTCGGCGGTAGCCGGACAGCCAGGACATGGTCCGCTCGATAACCCACCTGCGGCGGCCCAGTCGTTCGCTGGACTCGACTCCTTTGCGGGCGATACGCACGCCTATGTGTTTGCCCCATAACCATCGCCGCAGGTGGGGGATGTCGTAAGCCTTGTCGGCGTGCAGGCGCGTGGGCTTGGATTCGGTCGCGTGGGAATCGTGTCCCATGTGGAAATGGGACAGCATCGGCTTCAGCGCGAGGCTGTCGTGGGTGTTCGCTGCGGAGATTCCCACGCGTAGGGGCAGTCCGTTCGCGTCCGACAAGACGTGCATCTTGGAACCGGGCTTACCCCGGTCCACGGGGCTCGGACCTGCAAGTTCGCCCCCTTTTTAGCCCGGACGTGGGCAGAGTCAAGGACTGCTCGTGAGAGGTCCACCAGGCCCTGCTCGTCCAGGCGTTGAAGAACTCTCTGGTGCAGCCGGCCCCAGACACCGGCACGGGACCAGATGACGAACCGGCGGTGCACGGTCGACTTCGACGCCCCGAAGCACGGCGGCAAGGCCCGCCAGGCGCAGCCGCTGACCAGGACATAGATGATCGCGGCGAAGACTGCCTCGTCATCGATGTTCGCTACGCCACCACCCTGCGGCCGCACCCGCGCCGCCGGCAGTAACGGCTCGGCGATCTCCCACAAACCATCCGGAACAATCCAGTCCCATTGCCCACTACCCATAGAGGGCGCCTACCCCAACTCGCCATGTAGGACACGGTCTAAAGGCTGGAGATGAGTCCGGCGACGGCGCTCAGGCCGGAGTTGATGGCTGGGGCGATGCCGGTGCTGGCGAGGGCGAAGCCGAACAGGGCGCAGACGGTGGCGCCGCCGATGCGCACGCTGCCGAAGCGCAGCAGCAGCACGACGACGACGGCCAGGAGCAGGGTGAGGGACAGGGATACGGCCACGGCGTTGGGTCTCCTTGTGGTGTGCAGCAGCCCGGCCGCTCGTAGGTGAGTGGCCGGGCTGCTGTGGGCTTGGGGGAGCGGGGCGGGTCGCTCAGGCGTCGGTGAGGCTGCGGATGGCCTCGAGGGCCTGGCGCGCGGAGGTGACCTGAGCGCGCTTGCTGGTGGACTTGCGCTTGCGGCCGCCTCCGTCGCCGTCTTCGTCCTCGTCGGGCTCGGGCCAGAACTCGCCCGGGTCCGGCGGGCGGTTCCAGTCGCCCCACAGGCCGAGCTTCTCCAGCTCCGAGATCTCGTGGTCGGTGAGCCGGTTGATCTCGCTGGGGAACAGGTCGGCGAGGTCTTCGTCGAAGTCCACGTACAGGGCCTTCATGAGGACGGCGCGGCCGTTGTCGAGGACGACGACGGCGACGCCGCCGGTGCTCACGCCGTTCTCGGGTTCGGCTTCGCCGGCCATGGCCCGCTCGATCGCGGAGCCTTCCTTGGGGGCGTAGCGGGCGGGGATGGTCGGCACGTCGTAGGCGTTTTCCATCGTGCCTTCAGCCGCCTTGCGGGTGGCCCCGGGGCTGCCCATGTTGAAGATGACCGGACGGGAGTTCTGGCGCAGGTTGTCCTTCATCTCCGTGGAGAACCCGTTGTGTGCGAACGGCGAC
The DNA window shown above is from Streptomyces sp. NBC_01445 and carries:
- a CDS encoding GGDEF domain-containing protein, encoding MDSVLRVQTRIGQRALLLTTAAVPLAGWTVHAVTLHRRLAASRRNPLTGLLRRDAYTTQARQLLRRHGDDTAVVLVDQDHFKAINDTFGHAAGDAVLAATAARLTAWAGPHTALGRLGGDEFAIVLQAPRGRREDRLAQLMKMLQTPVHVDDGQTVDVAASVGAATPDILNTRDLSVLQQAADAALYDGKHSGHAVLADARHATHTSINGRRAGRPGTGIRGRAA
- a CDS encoding DUF6197 family protein, with the translated sequence MPTTPAPPTDTASAPAAPQAPPAPLTLDERLALTNTLMTARLNEAAVAYEVNTHHIPLDPVQLDDVVTVPLTPHRCPQTGRTPVAVLLHRAHQLLEAEGWCRNVMVDTDGSRCLLGAVRAAAGGDRGLEASAVDVLMDAIRRRFGDDVPSVPSFNDAWNGPRTPLRILDQAVALADARGC
- a CDS encoding IS5 family transposase (programmed frameshift) produces the protein MGSGQWDWIVPDGLWEIAEPLLPAARVRPQGGGVANIDDEAVFAAIIYVLVSGCAWRALPPCFGASKSTVHRRFVIWSRAGVWGRLHQRVLQRLDEQGLVDLSRAVLDSAHVRAKKGGELAGPSPVDRGKPGSKMHVLSDANGLPLRVGISAANTHDSLALKPMLSHFHMGHDSHATESKPTRLHADKAYDIPHLRRWLWGKHIGVRIARKGVESSERLGRRRWVIERTMSWLSGYRRLNHRFERQPANYLAFLGLAAALCSYKRLLTLTM